In one Neobacillus sp. WH10 genomic region, the following are encoded:
- a CDS encoding sensor histidine kinase has translation MELATLNQNLKRSLLSLPYRVKLILIFSLLILITSTLLGSITYYQFAKSSQERTEEYQIQLADQINRNLDRYLKEMQIISLSPLYNQEVMDILKNHQTSSVKTIFPPANERITLWRYISSFIHMRDEIKGIHIMANDGTIFSNLDSNTVMLKVFDTNNEWVGKIKKADGEWVLLPLHQPSYYLNKDVTVFSVARLIRDPSTYKPLGIIKIDLKQDLIQEILSKTNKSSRIFILNKENQFIYPNKEDKLIGSSMLSEIKMFKENNYMNIPIDGVNYLVVYNESPYSGVKTIMLTPDDVILTEVNHLRKVVIMVVLIGILISLLLGFILSKPLVGSIHKLRSAMENVEKGNLNHRVSIQSYDEIGQLGKGFNHMVNEIDRLVTEVYKTGLREKEAEIKALQSQMNPHFLYNTLETINMLAITKGNLDVSDMVSSLGRLLRYTVDNSSKIVTLKEELSFIHSYIAIQRVRMGEELQYGEDIEPSLLDVLIPKLVLQPFIENAILHGLFGKGGRIFMKASTKNQILEIVIHDNGKGVSIEKLEELKKSLKTGQTLPTKNHNGIAMPNVHERIQLLYGEQYGIEIESHEQYGFSVTLKMPIQRKGIEDIERGINC, from the coding sequence ATGGAATTAGCAACTTTAAATCAAAACCTCAAAAGATCTTTGTTATCACTGCCGTATCGGGTAAAATTAATTCTTATATTTTCGCTGCTAATATTGATTACATCAACACTTCTTGGCAGTATTACGTATTATCAATTTGCAAAATCCAGTCAAGAGCGTACAGAAGAATATCAAATCCAGTTAGCTGATCAAATTAATCGAAATCTAGATCGATATCTAAAAGAAATGCAAATCATTTCACTATCTCCCCTCTACAATCAAGAAGTAATGGATATTTTAAAAAATCACCAAACTTCAAGTGTTAAAACCATATTTCCACCAGCAAATGAAAGAATCACGTTATGGCGATATATTTCTAGTTTCATCCATATGAGAGATGAGATAAAAGGAATTCATATAATGGCCAATGATGGAACCATATTTAGTAATTTGGATTCTAATACGGTAATGCTAAAAGTATTTGATACGAATAATGAGTGGGTAGGGAAAATTAAAAAGGCTGATGGAGAATGGGTTTTACTTCCCCTCCATCAACCCAGTTATTATCTAAATAAGGATGTTACGGTTTTTTCCGTTGCCAGACTTATTCGAGACCCTTCAACCTATAAACCGCTTGGTATTATCAAAATCGACTTAAAACAAGATTTAATACAAGAAATCTTAAGCAAGACCAATAAATCAAGCCGCATTTTTATTCTGAACAAAGAAAATCAGTTCATTTATCCGAATAAAGAAGATAAACTCATTGGAAGCTCGATGCTATCTGAAATTAAAATGTTTAAAGAAAACAATTATATGAATATTCCAATTGATGGTGTGAACTATTTGGTAGTCTATAACGAATCACCTTATTCAGGCGTTAAAACGATCATGTTAACTCCAGATGATGTCATATTAACTGAAGTGAACCATTTACGAAAAGTGGTGATTATGGTCGTTCTAATAGGTATATTAATTTCTTTGTTATTAGGTTTTATTCTATCAAAGCCGCTGGTAGGATCGATTCATAAATTAAGAAGTGCAATGGAAAATGTTGAAAAAGGCAATCTGAATCATAGAGTATCCATTCAATCCTATGATGAAATTGGTCAGCTTGGAAAAGGCTTCAACCATATGGTTAACGAAATTGACCGTCTTGTTACTGAGGTATATAAAACAGGCTTGCGGGAAAAGGAAGCGGAGATCAAAGCACTGCAAAGTCAAATGAATCCTCATTTCCTATACAACACATTGGAAACCATTAATATGCTTGCTATCACAAAGGGGAATTTAGATGTATCCGATATGGTTTCGTCTCTTGGTCGGTTATTACGATATACCGTTGATAACTCTTCTAAAATTGTCACATTAAAAGAGGAATTGTCTTTTATACATTCATATATAGCCATCCAGAGGGTTAGGATGGGGGAGGAACTTCAGTATGGTGAGGACATTGAGCCATCGTTACTTGACGTACTCATTCCAAAACTAGTTTTGCAGCCTTTTATCGAGAATGCCATTCTCCATGGCCTGTTTGGAAAGGGAGGCCGTATTTTCATGAAAGCTTCTACTAAAAATCAAATCTTAGAAATAGTCATTCATGATAATGGAAAAGGTGTTTCTATTGAAAAGTTAGAGGAGCTAAAGAAGTCTTTAAAAACAGGTCAGACTCTACCGACGAAAAACCATAATGGAATTGCTATGCCAAATGTTCACGAAAGAATACAGCTGCTATATGGGGAACAGTACGGAATCGAAATTGAGAGCCATGAACAATATGGATTTTCTGTTACGCTCAAAATGCCTATTCAGCGAAAGGGGATTGAGGATATTGAAAGAGGTATTAATTGTTGA
- a CDS encoding response regulator: MKEVLIVEDEAIIRQGLKVLLEEVMGGFQVIEAKSGEEGMLIFHQRMPHLIVTDIRMGGMDGLTFISKVRQISKDVPIIILSGHSDFEYARTAMRFGITDYLLKPINRVELSGTISNIFKEAKADSTNVSKQFQDILQFIDDHLSREINLKHIAEHVYLNAQYVGQLFKTELGTTFTEYITEERLKKAKTLLKGTNLKVYEVAQLSGYKSPKHFMTVFKQDTGMTPIEYRKFS; encoded by the coding sequence TTGAAAGAGGTATTAATTGTTGAGGATGAAGCGATTATAAGACAAGGTCTCAAAGTTTTACTTGAAGAAGTTATGGGAGGTTTTCAAGTCATCGAAGCAAAAAGCGGCGAAGAAGGGATGTTAATTTTTCACCAGCGAATGCCCCATTTAATTGTCACAGATATCCGTATGGGGGGAATGGATGGTCTCACGTTTATTTCGAAAGTAAGGCAAATATCCAAAGATGTTCCAATCATCATTTTAAGTGGTCATAGTGATTTTGAGTATGCCAGAACTGCGATGCGTTTTGGAATAACGGACTATCTTTTAAAGCCAATTAACCGAGTTGAATTGTCTGGAACCATTTCAAACATATTTAAGGAAGCCAAGGCAGATAGTACGAATGTTTCAAAACAATTTCAAGATATTCTTCAATTTATCGATGACCATTTAAGCCGTGAAATTAACCTAAAGCATATTGCGGAACATGTGTATTTGAATGCACAATATGTTGGTCAATTATTTAAGACAGAATTAGGGACAACCTTTACAGAATACATCACAGAAGAACGATTAAAAAAAGCAAAAACATTATTAAAAGGAACGAATTTAAAAGTATATGAGGTTGCACAGTTATCAGGCTATAAAAGCCCAAAACACTTTATGACAGTGTTTAAACAAGATACTGGAATGACACCGATTGAGTATCGTAAATTTTCTTGA
- a CDS encoding sugar ABC transporter substrate-binding protein produces MMKKLGIILLAVLLVAFSSACNKDTEKTASTDDGPKSKDEQVELTFMMWGNEAHQEVYNQLIAKFNEKHPNIKVKMESVPFPDYQQKITVLAAGRELPDVGWVAERMVPQFMENGILDDVSSFKKDKAYDMDDFFPSTLDLFEKDKKLYGIPFSTPPMVLFYNKDLFVKAGEKTPNEHVQAGTWTWEQFEESAKAISSNGVYGANFFRDWNTWISLLSHTWSYGGDLFNKDQTKFTWNSNEGVETLKMLDRMMFKDASHPKAGEQVSFESGKIGMFFDVYSYVSRARDVKDFAWDIAPLPEGPEGRFPMLGQAGYGLFKGSKHPEEAKELLKFFTSKEGITATSTYFVPPRESVISSDEFVNQPNNPPVESIKKAVIDEMDNARLQAGHVEWQKIDNAIQFGFDELFGQLKKPEEILKGMEGKIDPLLK; encoded by the coding sequence ATGATGAAAAAGCTAGGAATAATTTTATTAGCCGTACTTTTGGTAGCGTTTTCTTCAGCGTGCAATAAAGACACGGAAAAAACTGCCTCAACCGATGACGGGCCAAAATCGAAAGATGAGCAAGTAGAGTTGACCTTTATGATGTGGGGGAATGAGGCGCACCAAGAGGTGTATAACCAGTTAATTGCAAAATTTAATGAAAAACATCCAAATATCAAAGTAAAAATGGAAAGTGTGCCTTTCCCTGATTATCAGCAAAAAATTACTGTATTAGCTGCAGGCAGGGAATTACCTGATGTGGGTTGGGTAGCAGAGCGTATGGTTCCGCAATTCATGGAAAATGGAATTTTAGATGATGTTTCTTCGTTTAAAAAGGATAAAGCATATGATATGGATGATTTCTTCCCATCTACACTGGATTTGTTCGAGAAAGACAAAAAATTATATGGTATTCCATTTTCAACCCCTCCAATGGTTTTATTTTATAACAAAGATTTGTTCGTAAAGGCCGGCGAAAAAACTCCAAATGAACATGTTCAAGCTGGAACATGGACATGGGAGCAATTCGAGGAATCTGCAAAAGCTATTTCATCAAACGGTGTTTATGGGGCAAACTTCTTCCGTGACTGGAATACGTGGATTTCTTTATTATCGCACACTTGGAGTTATGGCGGAGACTTATTTAATAAGGACCAAACAAAGTTTACATGGAACAGTAATGAAGGCGTAGAGACACTTAAAATGCTTGACCGCATGATGTTTAAAGATGCATCACATCCAAAAGCAGGTGAGCAAGTAAGCTTTGAATCTGGAAAAATTGGTATGTTCTTTGATGTCTATAGTTATGTTTCTCGTGCTCGTGATGTAAAAGATTTTGCATGGGATATCGCTCCGCTTCCAGAGGGTCCTGAAGGCAGATTCCCAATGTTAGGGCAAGCGGGATATGGTCTATTTAAAGGTTCTAAGCATCCGGAGGAAGCAAAAGAACTACTCAAATTCTTTACCAGCAAAGAGGGCATTACAGCTACATCTACTTACTTTGTACCGCCTCGTGAATCGGTCATTAGTTCAGATGAATTTGTTAATCAGCCTAATAATCCACCAGTGGAAAGTATTAAGAAAGCTGTAATTGATGAAATGGATAATGCTAGACTTCAAGCTGGGCATGTAGAGTGGCAAAAAATTGATAATGCTATTCAATTTGGTTTTGATGAATTGTTTGGACAATTGAAAAAGCCTGAAGAAATATTAAAAGGCATGGAAGGAAAGATCGATCCATTATTAAAGTAA
- a CDS encoding sugar ABC transporter permease, with product MVLGFFVVMFIPFFYSVYMSLTDWKLLGDPNFIGSENYQRLVHDPDFWEVMKNTLLFSGGLVPINIVIALLLALLLQRKLPGIGFFRTAIFIPVMTSIVVWSIIWKYMFGTEEGFINQILGAFGIDGPAWLYDPDLAMGAVIVVSALKNVGLNMVLFLAALQQVDRNLYEASYLDGANKLKQFWHVTLPMITPTVFLTLILTVIGSMKVFGQIYVMTGGGPGNHTKVLVYYIWENAFKLFDFGYASAIAIVLFSIILFFTLIQWGVRKRWVFHEQ from the coding sequence ATGGTACTAGGTTTTTTCGTAGTCATGTTTATTCCTTTTTTCTATTCTGTTTATATGAGTTTAACAGACTGGAAACTGCTCGGGGATCCGAATTTTATTGGCAGTGAAAATTACCAACGATTAGTCCATGATCCCGACTTTTGGGAAGTCATGAAAAATACACTGCTATTTTCCGGTGGTCTGGTTCCGATTAATATTGTGATTGCTTTATTACTGGCACTGCTATTGCAACGTAAATTACCCGGTATCGGCTTTTTTCGGACCGCTATTTTCATTCCTGTGATGACATCCATTGTGGTATGGTCAATTATTTGGAAATACATGTTTGGTACCGAGGAAGGCTTTATCAACCAAATTCTTGGGGCTTTTGGCATTGACGGTCCTGCGTGGCTGTATGACCCAGATCTCGCCATGGGTGCTGTTATTGTGGTTAGTGCTTTGAAGAATGTTGGATTGAATATGGTTTTATTCTTGGCTGCCCTCCAACAGGTTGATAGGAATCTCTATGAAGCATCTTATTTAGACGGTGCAAATAAACTTAAACAATTTTGGCATGTTACCCTACCGATGATCACACCGACTGTTTTTTTAACTTTAATCTTAACGGTCATTGGATCGATGAAAGTTTTTGGGCAGATTTATGTGATGACAGGCGGAGGGCCTGGAAATCATACTAAGGTATTAGTTTACTATATTTGGGAAAATGCGTTCAAACTATTTGATTTTGGTTATGCCTCAGCCATTGCCATTGTTTTATTTAGTATTATCTTATTTTTTACACTTATCCAATGGGGTGTAAGAAAAAGGTGGGTTTTCCATGAACAATAA